The Haloarchaeobius amylolyticus genome window below encodes:
- a CDS encoding phosphorylase family protein: MSIAPAALVLPAFVHDADVLDEREPWLDRYDLAREYDLPGAPDPLRYTDTDSDSAGLALLPTGMGKANTATTLAAALASPDLDLSDTLFLSVGVAGGPPTDTTIGSVVLAEAIVDWDVKVRWDAAEGEGGVPLQLNPYREADHVHRPDPDLLDWAVARADDTDLADDPAVRTHREQYEGRGAHADPRLLVGTNVCGDEFWHGRVLAERVQWLCDRYDAGTYCATEMEDAAAASALARFDRLDDYLSVRGIANFDRPKPGQSVEDSLADEDFEVGFELGLENAVRVASTLVDARLD; encoded by the coding sequence ATGTCCATCGCCCCCGCGGCACTCGTCCTCCCCGCGTTCGTCCACGACGCCGACGTGCTCGACGAGCGCGAACCGTGGCTCGACCGCTACGACCTCGCCCGCGAGTACGACCTGCCGGGTGCGCCCGACCCGCTCCGGTACACCGACACCGACAGCGACAGCGCCGGCCTCGCTCTGCTCCCGACCGGGATGGGCAAGGCGAACACCGCGACCACGCTCGCCGCGGCGCTCGCCAGCCCCGACCTCGACCTCTCGGACACGCTCTTCCTCTCGGTCGGCGTCGCGGGCGGCCCACCAACCGACACCACCATCGGGTCGGTCGTCCTCGCCGAGGCCATCGTCGACTGGGACGTGAAGGTCCGCTGGGACGCCGCCGAGGGCGAGGGTGGCGTCCCCCTCCAGTTGAACCCGTACCGCGAGGCCGACCACGTCCACCGGCCCGACCCCGACCTGCTCGACTGGGCGGTCGCCCGTGCCGACGACACCGACCTCGCGGACGACCCGGCGGTCAGGACACACCGGGAACAGTACGAGGGCCGGGGTGCCCACGCGGACCCGCGCCTCCTCGTCGGTACCAACGTCTGCGGCGACGAGTTCTGGCACGGCCGCGTCCTCGCCGAGCGCGTCCAGTGGCTCTGCGACAGGTACGACGCCGGGACCTACTGTGCGACCGAGATGGAGGATGCTGCCGCAGCGAGCGCACTCGCCAGGTTCGACAGACTCGACGACTACCTGAGCGTCCGGGGCATCGCGAACTTCGACCGGCCGAAGCCGGGGCAGTCCGTCGAAGACAGCCTCGCGGACGAGGACTTCGAGGTCGGATTCGAACTGGGGCTGGAGAACGCGGTCCGGGTCGCGAGCACGCTGGTCGACGCACGACTCGACTGA
- a CDS encoding MBL fold metallo-hydrolase produces the protein MEVTLLGTGDTTGTPTVGCDCDTCEEARRRDVERTRFSVHVYNERTDESLLVDASPDFRYQFLREGVSLPDTMVISHIHFDHLDGLGNAYRLFDELDVYAANETDPVTEESVADTVSRKYDYLDAVTVHPQAPLETFETCGFEVTLVPVDHPPLVCYGLSIEDPETGAKLSLSGDTSYGLPAEAREVLADPDLLLADGIVPSELCKYHPLGGKHEHDDVYYTFGTKHMTREGALALADDLDASETRIVHAAHYYPVEQAFADPIAVDGETFSL, from the coding sequence ATGGAGGTGACGCTGCTCGGGACCGGCGACACCACGGGGACGCCCACCGTCGGCTGCGACTGCGACACCTGCGAGGAGGCGCGGCGCCGCGACGTGGAACGCACCCGGTTCTCGGTGCACGTCTACAACGAGCGGACCGACGAGTCGCTGCTCGTGGACGCGAGCCCGGACTTCCGGTACCAGTTCCTCCGCGAGGGCGTCTCCCTGCCGGACACGATGGTCATCTCGCACATCCACTTCGACCACCTCGACGGTCTCGGGAACGCCTACCGGCTGTTCGACGAACTCGACGTGTACGCCGCGAACGAGACCGACCCCGTCACCGAGGAGAGCGTCGCCGACACCGTCTCGCGGAAGTACGACTACCTCGACGCCGTCACCGTCCACCCGCAGGCCCCCCTCGAGACGTTCGAGACGTGCGGGTTCGAGGTGACGCTGGTCCCGGTCGACCACCCGCCGCTGGTCTGTTACGGGCTCAGCATCGAGGACCCGGAGACCGGTGCGAAGCTCTCGCTGTCCGGTGACACGAGCTACGGCCTGCCCGCGGAGGCACGCGAGGTGCTCGCCGACCCGGACCTGCTGCTCGCCGACGGCATCGTCCCGAGCGAACTCTGCAAGTACCATCCCCTCGGCGGGAAGCACGAGCACGACGACGTCTACTACACCTTCGGCACGAAGCACATGACGAGAGAGGGCGCACTCGCTCTCGCGGACGACCTCGACGCCAGCGAGACGCGCATCGTCCACGCGGCGCACTACTACCCGGTCGAGCAGGCGTTCGCGGACCCCATCGCGGTCGACGGCGAGACCTTCTCGCTCTGA
- a CDS encoding ATP-binding protein, with protein sequence MSTAALSVVEFLLTAHVYTNDRALDENDLPPRYRRVFYTDGTVERPLTVTNKTARAATGIDHPWDAVSDLMFTDRDEFSGKLNLTQPEMAERWFKERADDAMLLQNPVLASAFEDDEDVDVSYGSARDANRPIQADRVWIDSLLDEMFEDEEDEEMLDLVDIRAPEEIDQTLDDIVLTTEQEEEIQKVVKAIEHRDYLAEIGLREIGKLLFVGPPGTGKTSAAKGLAYELDLPFVEVKLSMITSQYLGETAKNVEKTFEVAKRLSPCILFMDEFDFVAKTRGGDEHNAIKRAVNTLLKSIDDVSLIQDDVLLIGATNHPDQLDAAAWRRFDEIVNFPKPDHGMRADILRIITRAMDIEEFDPEAIADITEGLTGSDLRLVMREAVLDALTEERTTLTQEDLEEAVADFEERDNLKNLDMMDDSDALVAGDGSGHDHDHDHDHDDHDH encoded by the coding sequence ATGAGTACCGCGGCGCTATCGGTCGTCGAGTTCCTGTTGACAGCCCACGTGTACACGAACGACCGTGCGCTGGACGAGAACGACCTTCCCCCTCGCTATCGCCGGGTTTTCTACACCGACGGGACGGTCGAGCGTCCGCTCACGGTCACGAACAAGACGGCGCGCGCGGCCACGGGTATCGACCACCCGTGGGACGCCGTCTCCGACCTGATGTTCACCGACCGCGACGAGTTCTCCGGGAAACTGAACCTCACGCAGCCGGAGATGGCCGAGCGCTGGTTCAAGGAGCGCGCGGACGACGCGATGCTCCTCCAGAACCCCGTGCTCGCGTCCGCCTTCGAGGACGACGAGGACGTCGACGTGAGCTACGGGTCGGCCCGGGATGCCAACCGGCCCATCCAGGCCGACCGCGTCTGGATCGACTCGCTGCTCGACGAGATGTTCGAGGACGAGGAGGACGAGGAGATGCTCGACCTCGTGGACATCCGGGCACCCGAGGAGATCGACCAGACGCTGGACGACATCGTCCTCACCACCGAGCAGGAGGAGGAGATCCAGAAGGTCGTCAAGGCCATCGAGCACCGCGACTACCTCGCGGAGATCGGCCTGCGCGAGATCGGCAAACTGCTGTTCGTCGGCCCGCCGGGGACGGGGAAGACCTCCGCCGCGAAGGGGCTGGCGTACGAACTCGACCTGCCCTTCGTCGAGGTGAAGCTCTCGATGATCACGAGCCAGTACCTCGGCGAGACGGCCAAGAACGTCGAGAAGACCTTCGAGGTCGCCAAGCGGCTCTCGCCGTGTATCCTGTTCATGGACGAGTTCGACTTCGTCGCGAAGACCCGCGGCGGGGACGAGCACAACGCCATCAAGCGCGCAGTCAACACCCTGCTGAAGAGCATCGACGACGTCTCGCTCATCCAGGACGACGTGCTCCTCATCGGCGCGACCAACCACCCGGACCAGCTCGACGCGGCGGCCTGGCGGCGCTTCGACGAGATCGTCAACTTCCCGAAGCCGGACCACGGGATGCGCGCGGACATCCTCCGCATCATCACCCGGGCGATGGACATCGAGGAGTTCGACCCCGAGGCCATCGCCGACATCACGGAGGGGCTGACCGGCAGCGACCTCCGGCTCGTCATGCGCGAGGCCGTACTCGACGCCCTCACCGAGGAGCGGACGACGCTCACGCAGGAGGACCTGGAGGAGGCCGTCGCCGACTTCGAGGAGCGTGACAACCTGAAGAACCTCGACATGATGGACGACAGCGACGCGCTCGTCGCCGGTGACGGGAGCGGACACGACCACGACCACGACCACGACCACGACGACCACGACCACTGA
- a CDS encoding flippase activity-associated protein Agl23, with the protein MSDESPHSPDRPSADAPQADGGASGSAESVDEPGRPAADESAAAAVADEQSPADESTADGAAEQTSRRDSLVPFASTDKALGALVVFAVLGLVARLVWLGQRVAHQDEGRVAYWILRYLESGVWEYRPIVHGPFLFHVNKYVFQFLGPSDFTSRLVPAILGASMPLAAWLYRKHLRDTEVVALGLLFAFNPVLLYYSRFMREDIPLVVFTAFALGFFLRYADDRRRWHLAAGVGVFALAMTTKENVLLYPVCWLGAAALLLDHRLFRAPARGESTLTVLVDYLDWLAPFDLRGSWAELRRANGGALVDRHLGWWRGNWQSVGFAFSLVVEFVAIIVLFYAPRGGGFTEEGVAGWPGPEQAGMDIGLWHAIGTADVGMFGAIVWESLVGSWNEFLGTWGGGHGNPFLQFFEHYVTVMLDGALVVLLFAIIGFIVDRYSNHGPRDFVALCAYWGFVSILGYPIATDIRAGWATTHAIFPLAIPAAVGLAIVFRWGIDAFTDDDAVGVALSAVVVLVVLMFIAVPAGNLVYAQPQDPDNSLIQYAQSSSTDLKPTLADVERVGYQHGGPDETDVMFYGNKYYVSNESENLQPHAGGGYFERRTLMWYMEMYQHRALDDPDAAFNWDSTLSLSTLNETQPPVIIAIGNGNNSQDAEEIHDWALENGYEAREFQRFLTTNRTDEGYGPGTPFMIYIDESALNESASDSADPDRSASLAPPSSDLTAIEPAAVAPGRTVEPVRGPVAAGPRFAG; encoded by the coding sequence ATGTCAGACGAGTCCCCGCACTCGCCAGACCGTCCGTCGGCCGACGCCCCCCAGGCCGACGGCGGCGCCAGCGGGAGCGCCGAGTCGGTCGACGAACCGGGGCGGCCGGCCGCCGACGAGTCCGCGGCCGCGGCCGTCGCGGACGAGCAGTCGCCCGCGGACGAGTCCACCGCCGATGGAGCAGCCGAGCAGACCAGCCGCCGGGACAGCCTCGTCCCCTTCGCCTCCACCGATAAGGCACTCGGCGCGCTGGTCGTCTTCGCCGTCCTCGGGCTGGTCGCCAGACTGGTGTGGCTCGGCCAACGCGTCGCCCACCAGGACGAGGGTCGCGTCGCGTACTGGATCCTCAGGTACCTCGAGAGCGGCGTCTGGGAGTACCGACCAATCGTCCACGGACCGTTCCTCTTCCACGTCAACAAGTACGTCTTCCAGTTCCTCGGGCCCTCGGACTTCACGTCCAGACTCGTGCCCGCCATCCTCGGCGCGTCCATGCCGCTGGCGGCGTGGCTCTACCGCAAGCACCTGCGCGACACCGAGGTCGTCGCGCTCGGCCTGCTGTTCGCGTTCAACCCCGTGTTGCTGTACTACTCGCGGTTCATGCGCGAGGACATCCCGCTGGTCGTGTTCACGGCGTTCGCACTCGGGTTCTTCCTGCGCTACGCCGACGACCGCCGGCGCTGGCACCTCGCGGCCGGGGTCGGCGTCTTCGCGCTCGCCATGACGACGAAGGAGAACGTGCTGCTCTACCCGGTGTGCTGGCTCGGCGCGGCCGCGCTCTTGCTCGACCACCGGCTGTTCCGGGCACCGGCCCGCGGCGAGTCCACCCTCACCGTCCTCGTCGACTACCTCGACTGGCTGGCGCCGTTCGACCTGCGCGGGAGCTGGGCCGAGCTCCGGCGCGCCAACGGCGGCGCCCTCGTCGACCGCCACCTCGGCTGGTGGCGCGGCAACTGGCAGTCGGTCGGCTTCGCGTTCTCGCTGGTCGTCGAGTTCGTCGCCATCATCGTGCTGTTCTACGCGCCACGGGGCGGCGGCTTCACCGAGGAGGGCGTGGCCGGCTGGCCAGGCCCCGAGCAGGCCGGCATGGACATCGGCCTCTGGCACGCCATCGGGACCGCCGACGTGGGCATGTTCGGCGCCATCGTCTGGGAGTCCCTCGTCGGCTCCTGGAACGAGTTCCTGGGCACCTGGGGCGGCGGCCACGGCAACCCGTTCCTCCAGTTCTTCGAGCACTACGTGACGGTCATGCTGGACGGCGCACTCGTCGTCCTGCTGTTCGCCATCATCGGGTTCATCGTGGACCGGTACTCCAACCACGGCCCGCGTGACTTCGTCGCGCTGTGTGCGTACTGGGGCTTCGTCAGCATCCTCGGCTACCCCATCGCGACCGACATCCGCGCCGGCTGGGCGACCACCCACGCCATCTTCCCGCTGGCCATCCCGGCCGCGGTCGGCCTCGCCATCGTCTTCCGGTGGGGCATCGACGCCTTCACCGACGACGACGCCGTCGGCGTCGCGCTCTCGGCCGTGGTCGTCCTCGTGGTCCTCATGTTCATCGCCGTCCCGGCCGGCAACCTCGTCTACGCCCAGCCACAGGACCCCGACAACTCGCTCATCCAGTACGCCCAGTCCTCCAGTACCGACCTGAAGCCGACGCTCGCCGACGTCGAACGGGTCGGCTACCAGCACGGCGGCCCCGACGAGACCGACGTGATGTTCTACGGGAACAAGTACTACGTCTCGAACGAGTCCGAGAACCTGCAACCACACGCCGGCGGCGGCTACTTCGAACGCCGGACGTTGATGTGGTACATGGAGATGTACCAGCATCGGGCGCTCGACGACCCCGACGCCGCGTTCAACTGGGACTCGACGCTGTCGCTGAGCACGCTCAACGAGACCCAGCCCCCGGTCATCATCGCCATCGGGAACGGCAACAACAGCCAGGACGCCGAGGAGATACACGACTGGGCGCTGGAGAACGGCTACGAGGCCCGCGAGTTCCAGCGGTTCCTGACCACCAACCGGACCGACGAGGGCTACGGGCCCGGGACGCCGTTCATGATCTACATCGACGAGTCGGCGCTGAACGAGTCCGCGAGCGATTCGGCGGACCCAGACCGGTCCGCATCGCTCGCGCCCCCGTCGAGTGACCTCACAGCTATCGAGCCTGCTGCGGTCGCCCCCGGCCGGACGGTCGAACCGGTTCGCGGACCGGTCGCAGCAGGGCCGCGGTTCGCGGGCTGA
- a CDS encoding zinc-dependent alcohol dehydrogenase family protein codes for MQAVVLEAFKEPLQVQDVDRPEVTPEGIVARVDGCGVCRSDWHCWQGDWDWFGYRPDPPHILGHEPCGTVVEVGEDVESVAEGDRIAIPFNFACGKCTLCRNGRENICENHVGLGFMNEAPGAFAEEVHVPNADINAVPLPDGIATDTAAGIGCRFMTSYHAMAHQGDVGDGEYVVVHGCGGIGLSAIHIADALGAHPIAVDIMDEKLEKAKSLGAVATVNAEATDPVQEVHDITDGGADVSVDALGIATTCRNAVDSLRKGGRHVQVGLTTSEEAGEVALPTDEFVAKEIQFVGSLGLQPSRYPEMLRMIDSGKLDPTELVEKTIDIHQVPDELAAMSDYDTMGIPVCNDFSA; via the coding sequence ATGCAGGCAGTCGTACTCGAGGCATTCAAGGAACCGCTCCAGGTGCAGGATGTCGACCGGCCCGAGGTGACACCGGAGGGCATCGTCGCCAGGGTCGACGGTTGTGGCGTCTGCCGGAGCGACTGGCATTGCTGGCAGGGGGACTGGGACTGGTTCGGCTACCGGCCGGACCCGCCCCACATCCTCGGCCACGAACCATGCGGAACCGTCGTCGAGGTCGGCGAGGACGTCGAGTCCGTCGCCGAGGGCGACCGCATCGCCATCCCGTTCAACTTCGCGTGCGGGAAGTGCACCCTCTGTCGTAACGGGCGAGAGAACATCTGCGAGAACCACGTCGGCCTCGGCTTCATGAACGAGGCACCGGGTGCCTTCGCCGAGGAGGTCCACGTCCCGAACGCGGACATCAACGCCGTCCCGCTGCCGGACGGTATCGCCACCGACACCGCCGCCGGCATCGGCTGTCGGTTCATGACCTCCTACCACGCGATGGCCCACCAGGGCGACGTCGGCGACGGCGAGTACGTCGTCGTCCACGGCTGTGGCGGCATCGGCCTCTCGGCCATCCACATCGCCGACGCGCTGGGGGCACACCCCATCGCGGTCGACATCATGGACGAGAAACTGGAGAAGGCGAAGTCACTGGGGGCGGTGGCGACGGTCAACGCCGAGGCGACCGACCCGGTACAGGAGGTCCACGACATCACCGACGGGGGCGCCGACGTCTCGGTCGACGCGCTCGGCATCGCGACCACCTGCCGGAACGCGGTCGACAGTCTCCGGAAGGGCGGCCGCCACGTGCAGGTCGGGCTGACCACCTCCGAGGAGGCCGGCGAGGTGGCGCTCCCGACCGACGAGTTCGTCGCCAAGGAGATCCAGTTCGTCGGTTCGCTCGGACTCCAGCCTTCGCGCTACCCGGAGATGCTCCGGATGATCGACAGCGGGAAGCTCGACCCGACCGAGCTGGTCGAGAAGACCATCGACATCCACCAGGTGCCCGACGAGCTCGCCGCGATGAGCGACTACGACACCATGGGCATCCCGGTCTGCAACGACTTCAGCGCCTGA
- a CDS encoding thiolase family protein, with the protein MAANTPVIAAAYRTPQGKKDGVYSEIRGEDLAVPLIDEILADTGLSGEDVDDLMWGCAQQRGHQDNNVARVIALMSELGETVPATTINRWCASSMQSVISASDAVAAGNRDCVIAGGFEHMTNVPMEGGMDGRSFHPDFQDMYNMIELQMGMTAEKVAREYDISREAQDRYAVQSHQRAAAATEEGRFDDEIIPIETPEGTVSEDEGIRPGTDFETLQGLPTVFMEDVTAGNSSQISDGAAATLVTSKEFAEEHDLEILAEVGMNNVAGVDPTVMGIGPVPATRGLLERNGRDIEDYDLVELNEAFASQTVYARDELGIDNDIFNVNGGAIAIGHPLGASGARLPVTLIHELRKRGGGRGLATLCVGFGQGAAIEFEVEGE; encoded by the coding sequence ATGGCAGCGAACACGCCCGTCATCGCGGCAGCGTACCGGACACCGCAGGGGAAGAAGGATGGGGTCTACTCGGAGATCCGCGGCGAGGACCTCGCCGTCCCCCTCATCGACGAGATCCTCGCGGACACCGGTCTCAGCGGCGAGGACGTCGACGACCTCATGTGGGGCTGCGCCCAGCAGCGCGGCCACCAGGACAACAACGTCGCCCGCGTCATCGCCCTCATGTCCGAACTCGGCGAGACCGTCCCGGCGACCACCATCAACCGCTGGTGTGCTTCCTCGATGCAGTCCGTCATCTCCGCCAGCGACGCCGTCGCCGCGGGCAACCGCGACTGCGTCATCGCGGGCGGCTTCGAGCACATGACCAACGTGCCGATGGAGGGCGGGATGGACGGTCGGAGCTTCCACCCCGACTTCCAGGACATGTACAACATGATCGAACTCCAGATGGGCATGACCGCCGAGAAGGTCGCCCGGGAGTACGACATCTCGCGCGAGGCCCAGGACCGCTACGCCGTCCAGAGCCACCAGCGCGCCGCGGCCGCCACCGAGGAGGGCCGCTTCGACGACGAGATCATCCCCATCGAGACGCCCGAGGGGACCGTCTCCGAGGACGAGGGCATCCGGCCCGGCACCGACTTCGAGACCCTCCAGGGCCTCCCGACCGTGTTCATGGAGGACGTGACCGCCGGGAACTCCAGCCAGATCTCCGACGGTGCAGCCGCGACGCTCGTCACCTCGAAGGAGTTCGCCGAGGAGCACGACCTCGAGATCCTCGCCGAGGTCGGCATGAACAACGTCGCCGGCGTCGACCCGACCGTCATGGGCATCGGCCCGGTCCCGGCCACCCGCGGCCTGCTCGAGCGCAACGGCCGTGACATCGAGGACTACGACCTCGTCGAACTGAACGAGGCGTTCGCCTCCCAGACCGTCTACGCCCGCGACGAACTCGGCATCGACAACGACATCTTCAACGTCAACGGCGGCGCCATCGCCATCGGCCACCCGCTGGGTGCCTCCGGCGCCCGCCTGCCCGTGACGCTCATCCACGAGCTCAGAAAGCGCGGCGGCGGCCGCGGGCTGGCGACGCTGTGTGTCGGCTTCGGTCAGGGTGCCGCCATCGAGTTCGAAGTCGAAGGCGAGTAA
- a CDS encoding HTH domain-containing protein produces MTGEFPTGTRLELWLRPSCEWMCRHEKGLVECTKGLADAGVVDEVQVEQWGKYAPIDPADASTESERKASERLAEYREWARDADVELHAFSRTAVLTRGGDPVTMQVLPLVALASYDADGELLWVVPHGQGSAAVSVTERLDELEALASEDRVLVAD; encoded by the coding sequence ATGACCGGGGAATTTCCGACCGGGACTCGGCTGGAGCTCTGGCTCCGGCCGTCGTGCGAATGGATGTGCAGACACGAGAAGGGCCTCGTCGAGTGTACGAAGGGACTCGCGGACGCTGGCGTCGTCGACGAGGTCCAGGTAGAGCAGTGGGGCAAGTACGCGCCCATCGACCCCGCAGACGCCAGTACCGAGTCCGAGCGAAAGGCGAGCGAGCGACTCGCCGAGTACCGCGAGTGGGCCCGGGACGCGGACGTCGAACTCCACGCGTTCTCGCGGACCGCCGTGCTCACCCGGGGTGGTGACCCGGTGACGATGCAGGTGCTCCCGCTCGTCGCGCTGGCGTCGTACGACGCCGACGGGGAGTTGCTGTGGGTCGTCCCCCACGGACAGGGGTCGGCCGCGGTCAGCGTCACCGAACGGCTGGACGAGCTCGAAGCACTCGCGTCCGAGGACCGCGTGCTGGTCGCGGACTGA